The nucleotide sequence TGCTAAAATAGACCTTTAATCTGAGTATACATCGCAGTACACGCAATTTGAACGATAAAAACACACAATAGGCTATATTTCAACGATGAAACCAGCACTAGCATTTGACAAACCCAAGCAACCATCGCAATGGCGCGATATGCCTAATGGTGAGCTTATTGCTACTCAAATAGAAGCTGCGCTTGCGCCATGGTGGCAGCGCATATTTGGTTATCATTTATTAAAACTCGGCATGCTTAGCGGTGCTATCAATACGGAAAAGTCGATGGTTGGTCACCAAGTGGTCGTAGCTGGTCGCCATAAAAACGCTGATGTCGTTGCTGAAATTGATGATTTACCATTTTTGCAACATTCGGTAGATACCTGCTTATTACATCATGAATTAGAGTTTTCCGTTGATCCCCATCATTTATTGCGTGAGGCCGATAGGGTACTTATCCCTAATGGCCATATTATTATCTCTGGTTTTAACCCAATAAGTTTGTCAGGTTTAAATAAAATTGTGCCTTTTCGACGTCAAGAATTGCCATGGCATGGTCGCTTTTTCACCCCCATGCGGGTGAAAGATTGGTTGCATTTACTTGGTTATGAAATTCTTGAAGACACGCGTTTCTTGCATTCGTCGCTTCATACGTCCGTAAACCAAGATGGTTGGTGGTTCAAAACTTGGCAAAAAATTGCCGGTAAATATCTTTCTCGATTTGGTTCGGTTTATGTCATTATCGCCAAAAAGCGAGTTCATCCATTAACACCAATTCGTCCTAAATGGCAAATTCGTCCTAAATTTAGGCCGGTAAAAGTGACTACAATGGGCGGCAGTCATCGTACTTAATATTGACTCTACTTCCTCTGGGCAAGCATTGAAAAAACAGCATTATTTATTAGCCATTGATTTCGGTACTCAGTCATTACGCGGCGTAATTTTTGATCCTGACGGCAAAGTTGTAGCCATTGAAGTGGTCAAAAATTCAGTGGAAAATAATCAGAAAATCAATGCCGTTAAACGCTCTCATCAGTGGTATTTAGAGCAACTTGATGCGTTATTTATAAAGCTAAATCAATCAAATGTAGACATAACTAAAGTAAAAGCTATATCTTTCACTGTTATTCGCAATACATTGTTATTATTGGATAATAACATGGAGTCCATAGGTTACGCGTTACCTTGGGGCAGTGGTTTTAATGCCGTAAAGCTGCCAAGACTTAAATGGTATTGGCGACTGGCGTTTTCCCTTGGTGACTTATTTGTCAAAATTACACCGAGCTTACAGGAAATGCAAAAACGTGCTGCCATAAATACTGTTTGGGCTTCATCACTCAATGACTGGCAGCGAATAAATAAAGTGGCCTTGTTGTCTAGCTTTTTGCATATGTCGATAACAGGAAAGTTGATTGATTCAACCGCAAGTACCATTGCTTATTTACCTTTTGATTATAAAAAGGGTCGTTGGTATCAACCTTGGCACTGGAAGTTTCAGGCGCTAGCGATTAAATCGAGCTGGCTTTATCCTTTAGTTGAACCTGGCACTAACATTGGTACATTAAGTTCAAATGCACTGCAATCAACTAAGCTAGCTGAAAACGTAAGTGTCATTGCTAGTGGCTCAGATAAAGCCTGTGAGTTATTAGGCTCCGGTTGCATTAACCATGGTGATGTTCATATTAGTTTAGGTACGGCAATATCTGTCAGTCAGTTAAACCGCAAGTTTATAGGCCCTAAAAGATTCTATCCTGCTTATCCTTCACTTACTGAAGGTTTGTTTATAACGGAACAGGCTATTGATAATGGCATGTCGCAAATAAGCACGTTTATTAACCGAAATAAAAACGATATTGAAGCACTTTTTGGCAATAATGATGAAGGCAAGTTATCAATTGAAACTCAGTTTGATCGTATATTGCAAGATGTGAATGAAGCTTCAGTTGAACCCTCAATAGAGCCGTCGATTGTGAGCTCTTATAACGCGTTATTAGATGATATTGTGGAAGAAATAGAGCAATGCCTAAGTCAGGTTTTTGAACGTACTAAGCTAGCTAAAACTCGCATCTATGTTAGTGGCGGAGGCGCTCAGTCGCCGATATTACTGCAAAAAATAGCGACTAAGTGCCAAGTACAACTTGTTAAACCTAAGTGCACGGAAGCCAGTGCGTTAGGCGCTGCAGTATGCATGGCGGTGAGCGAAGGGATCTATTCAAGTCAAAGTGAAGCCATCGATAATATGGTTGAAATTGAACAAATGATATCGCCTTAGCTATTTTGTTAAACAAGGTCGTTTAACGCGATAATTCACCGATCGCTCATTGAAAGCTATAGCGATTAAACGTAATATCAACATTTTATTTTCAATGTTAGTACTGCTAGTGTTTGCCTGGCAGCTAAAT is from Thalassotalea crassostreae and encodes:
- a CDS encoding methyltransferase domain-containing protein; the protein is MKPALAFDKPKQPSQWRDMPNGELIATQIEAALAPWWQRIFGYHLLKLGMLSGAINTEKSMVGHQVVVAGRHKNADVVAEIDDLPFLQHSVDTCLLHHELEFSVDPHHLLREADRVLIPNGHIIISGFNPISLSGLNKIVPFRRQELPWHGRFFTPMRVKDWLHLLGYEILEDTRFLHSSLHTSVNQDGWWFKTWQKIAGKYLSRFGSVYVIIAKKRVHPLTPIRPKWQIRPKFRPVKVTTMGGSHRT
- a CDS encoding FGGY family carbohydrate kinase; this translates as MKKQHYLLAIDFGTQSLRGVIFDPDGKVVAIEVVKNSVENNQKINAVKRSHQWYLEQLDALFIKLNQSNVDITKVKAISFTVIRNTLLLLDNNMESIGYALPWGSGFNAVKLPRLKWYWRLAFSLGDLFVKITPSLQEMQKRAAINTVWASSLNDWQRINKVALLSSFLHMSITGKLIDSTASTIAYLPFDYKKGRWYQPWHWKFQALAIKSSWLYPLVEPGTNIGTLSSNALQSTKLAENVSVIASGSDKACELLGSGCINHGDVHISLGTAISVSQLNRKFIGPKRFYPAYPSLTEGLFITEQAIDNGMSQISTFINRNKNDIEALFGNNDEGKLSIETQFDRILQDVNEASVEPSIEPSIVSSYNALLDDIVEEIEQCLSQVFERTKLAKTRIYVSGGGAQSPILLQKIATKCQVQLVKPKCTEASALGAAVCMAVSEGIYSSQSEAIDNMVEIEQMISP